From a region of the Sesamum indicum cultivar Zhongzhi No. 13 linkage group LG3, S_indicum_v1.0, whole genome shotgun sequence genome:
- the LOC105158120 gene encoding metalloendoproteinase 1 produces MIMEPKFLHLLSCILLLFLLNPLPLFTHANSPNQLYTQESSGMDFLKTLVGTRKGTTSKGISQLKKYLSHFGYMNHKNNIILAHQTDDFFDDNLELAIKSYQTFFKLEVNGIMDANTITQMSPPRCGVPDSFNLNRSHELYLRIPTLASHYIFFPGEPKWPPTKRSLTYSFPSGAPTDVTNSILHATQIWASVSPFTFSYTPDYDQADIKISFQNRDHGDGNPFDGPGGILAHAYAPSDGRLHFDGDERWVDGVTPGAFDLQTVGLHELGHVLGLGHSNDTGAVMYPYIGDGLRKVLGQDDINGIKALYQF; encoded by the coding sequence ATGATTATGGAACCAAAGTTCCTTCATTTGCTCTCTTGCATtctccttctctttcttctcaacCCTTTGCCATTGTTCACTCATGCAAATTCCCCAAATCAACTTTATACACAAGAATCATCAGGTATGGATTTCCTCAAAACCCTAGTCGGAACCCGAAAAGGAACCACATCTAAAGGCATCTCTCAACTCAAGAAGTACCTCTCACACTTCGGATACatgaatcataaaaataatattatactggCACATCAAACAGATGATTTCTTTGACGATAATTTAGAGTTGGCTATAAAAAGTTACCAGACATTCTTCAAGCTCGAGGTAAATGGGATTATGGATGCTAATACTATCACCCAAATGTCACCCCCCCGATGTGGGGTGCCCGACTCTTTCAACCTCAACAGAAGCCACGAACTCTACCTCCGGATCCCAACCTTAGCCTcacattatattttctttccagGCGAGCCCAAATGGCCTCCGACAAAGAGAAGCCTCACATATTCATTCCCATCGGGTGCACCGACTGATGTAACTAACTCCATTCTGCATGCAACCCAAATATGGGCTAGTGTGTCACCCTTTACATTTTCATACACACCGGATTATGATCAAGCTGACATTAAGATTAGTTTTCAGAATcgggatcatggggatgggaATCCATTTGATGGGCCTGGAGGGATTTTAGCGCATGCTTATGCGCCATCTGATGGTAGGCTTCACTTTGATGGAGATGAGAGATGGGTGGATGGTGTTACACCAGGTGCATTTGATCTGCAAACTGTAGGCTTGCATGAGTTAGGGCATGTTCTAGGACTTGGGCATAGTAATGATACCGGGGCCGTCATGTATCCGTATATTGGAGATGGTCTCAGAAAGGTACTGGGACAAGATGATATTAATGGAATTAAGGCGTTGTATCAATTCTAG
- the LOC105158045 gene encoding UDP-arabinopyranose mutase 3-like: MAASRSSTPLLKDELDIVIPTIRNLDFLEMWRPFFQPYHLIIVQDGDPSKTIKVPDGFDYELYNRNDINKILGPKANCISFKDSACRCFGYMVSKKKYIFTIDDDCFVAKDPSGKEINALEQHIKNLLSPSTPFFFNTLYDPYCEGTDFVRGYPFSLREGVPTAVSHGLWLNIPDYDAPTQLVKPLERNTRYVDAVMTVPKGTLFPMCGMNLAFNRELIGPAMYFGLMGDGQPIGRYDDMWAGWCTKVICDHLGLGVKTGLPYIWHSKASNPFVNLKKEYKGIYWQEELIPFFQSVTLPKDCTTVQKCYVELSKQVKAKLGKVDDYFNKLADAMVTWIDAWDELNPSGSSGKLANGAAK; the protein is encoded by the exons ATGGCAGCCTCGAGATCCTCGACGCCGTTGCTGAAAGATGAGCTAGACATAGTGATTCCCACCATCAGAAACCTTGATTTCTTGGAGATGTGGAGGCCGTTTTTCCAGCCTTACCATCTAATCATTGTGCAGGACGGTGATCCGTCCAAGACTATCAAAGTGCCCGATGGCTTTGATTATGAGCTCTACAACAGGAATGACATTAACAAGATTCTGGGTCCCAAGGCAAACTGCATTTCCTTCAAGGATTCCGCTTGCCGATGCTTCGGTTACATGGTCTCCAAGAAGAAGTACATTTTCACCATTGATGATGATTGCTTT GTTGCTAAGGATCCGTCCGGCAAGGAAATTAATGCACTTGAGCAGCACATTAAGAACCTTTTGAGCCCATCAActccatttttcttcaataccCTTTATGACCCCTACTGTGAGGGTACAGACTTTGTCCGTGGATATCCTTTCAGTCTCCGTGAAGGAGTACCTACTGCTGTGTCGCATGGCCTTTGGCTCAACATCCCCGATTATGATGCTCCCACCCAGCTCGTCAAGCCACTTGAGAGGAACACTAG GTATGTTGACGCAGTTATGACTGTTCCAAAGGGAACCCTATTCCCAATGTGTGGTATGAATCTGGCCTTCAATCGGGAACTAATCGGCCCAGCAATGTACTTCGGACTAATGGGCGATGGCCAGCCCATCGGACGCTACGACGATATGTGGGCTGGCTGGTGCACCAAG GTGATCTGCGACCACCTAGGTTTAGGAGTCAAGACCGGTTTGCCTTACATTTGGCACAGCAAAGCAAGCAACCCATTTGTGAATCTTAAGAAAGAATACAAGGGTATCTACTGGCAAGAGGAGCTAATACCGTTCTTCCAATCTGTCACCCTTCCCAAGGACTGCACCACAGTCCAAAAATGCTACGTCGAACTCTCCAAGCAAGTGAAGGCGAAGCTCGGTAAGGTGGACGACTACTTCAATAAGCTGGCGGATGCTATGGTTACATGGATTGATGCATGGGATGAGCTCAACCCCTCAGGATCCTCCGGTAAACTCGCAAATGGCGCTGCCAagtaa